The Toxoplasma gondii ME49 chromosome XI, whole genome shotgun sequence region cgcttcttcgtttttcagcGGCGGTTGTCTTGCACCCAAAAGTGGCGTTCCGCAGCTGGAACTACGCGCAGTCTCGGTTTCGGGTCCGTACCATTTCCGGGAAGCTTCTCCACAGTTTCATTGGCGCAACTCAGGCAGGACTCGAGCTCGTCTAGTGTGAGACTGTCATCGGACAAGTAGCTCGGCAGCAATGGTCGGCGTCTGTGCAGTTGAACGGCCCCGCGTGGAAACAGACTCCCAACGTCTGCCTTTAAACTCTGGTAAGGCAAGCAGTTTGTgagggtgtctgtacacctggcAGGTGTTCGTCGACGCTTGCGTTGCAGGTCTTAGGGTCCCTGACTATCCGCAAACGCGAAATGGCGACCGATTCCGCCTCTCTTGGAAGTTGTCTTTCTCTAATATGTGCCTGCATACAGGTGTCGACTGCAGTGAGGAAAACACAAACATGTATAAATAAAGGTGTGCAGGTGTTGTTCCAGATGTGTTGATGTCGGTCGATGCGCACAGTTAGGCATGGACGTGACTGCAAGTTCCTttgacggagaagacgcgctgGTTTTGCTTTTTCGTGTAGAACATAATGTGTCGCGTGCGAATGTGTGGCCATCTGTGGTGTAAGTGTGGTCCCTGCTGTTCCCTATTGGAAAGGACGACGCGTGGCTTCGTGCTCCGGGTGAGGCAGACATAACGTAGTGGTGGGgtgagacgcagacacaaagGAAGTCTTTCAAAAGACAAGAACGGGAGAAAAAGCGGGGGACACGACGCcaagaaacacagacgagagacgagaactcTGAAGGCTTTGTGTCTGCAAATGAAAGGTGAGCGTACAACATAAGGAATCCGAGCTCGCAATTTCGGAGGAAATGGGTGACAGAAAAGAATACTGAGAATGTCTCTTTAATTGTCGGTTTATTCGGAGAAAACAGTCAGCTTGAACCTCTGTTTGTCGGCTCTCGTCGCGCAAAGAGGAGCACCGGAATGCCAGCGCGGACGCCAGCGGCTAGCATAAAGAATGTACAGTTTCAGCCTTCGCTCTGCGCTCTACCCACACCAGACTGACACATTTGTCTACAAAAATAACTCCATTTACCTACACGAAGCCTGCGTGGGACTCCAGGCCTATACGCATCTTACATGCGCTGCTCGCTGCAGCTAGCTAGACGGCACGGTGCATCTAAAACGGAttacgtatatgcatgagGTATCGATATAAGTCTTTATGAATGTTTAAAAGCCTCTGCAAAGATTCAGGCAGTGCATTTGATCAGAGACAGCAGTGATTGGGAAGCGGAGGAACCACAGCCTGCGAGAAGCCGTCGCTTCCCCTGTTTTTCTCATTTCTTTGACCTGCATACACAAAACATCGACCATGTCGCCAAACAGCGTCAAGTCAAACCAAAGGTCCTGAGAATCGAGACGTGACTGACTTGTTGCGCATGCGTACTCGGGATCggtgcagaaaaaagaggaagttCCAAGGCCACACCACAGTCTCGAAATTACGTGTGAACACGACCGGGTCAGTGTGTCCCgcaaagaaacggagacatcTTTAACTTCGAATTCCACTTTTACACATGCATAAGACGCCCTTATAAGTGTTCTATATGTCCGTAGCTTCACAggcatacacatatgcataaTTGAGATACCACGCACATACCAGGGTACGAGCGTACTTCACACAGCTAACATGGTAATATGAAGCACACAGGTACTTGGATGTCCGAGCCCAGCAGGATGTCCACGTGAGAACACAGGGACAGGCTTTAAAAACGAGGAACGATTTTATAAAGTCCTTACTTCAGTTGCTGGACAACGGCAGGCGGGAGAGAAATTTTTATTGGCAATCCGTCGTGGAGCGAAGCAACAACTTTCAATTCCgctgagagagaacaaacatgaaacagaaaagaacgcgAAATGCGCAACCTCACATGCCCTTCCTAACATCTGTCTGCGTTCTGGAACTACACACACGTCCGCGTATGTAAATTTACATACTGGATTTGCCGAGAGTTCCACTTGGAGTTGTGAATAAACGTTCATCACGACCCGagccacgcatgcagaagcgaggaagccaAGTGCCTCCTTTAGCTAACACACACATCTATCTCTctttatttatatatgtatatgtatatatatatatatatatatatgtgtgtgtgcatgtgtacagATATGTGAATATGTGTATGGCACAGTCGTACGAAAGCAGTGAATTTAAACATATGTGTTTCTGCGCCCGGGATGAAACGGGTTCTTCCCTGCTTCGCTGGCATGCGGCACCTTGCGCTTACGTTTTAGGAACGGAATCACCGACGAGCCTCCAAAGAGCTTGAGGGGAAACTCCGCCTGGAGACACGCAGTGGAAAGTCGCAGACTTTTCCGGTCAGACAGATTCTGGCGCCGTCTCGCGTTGTGCGAGACGGTCACCTTCGACATCTtcgaaaggaaaagaggcaCAGTGCGTTCCCAacccagaggagacggaggcggTCAAGAAACACAGCGGAAAGAACGCACCGAGCGCAGAGagcagggaagaaagaagtgatTCGACATGgcaagaaagacacaaagagaCTGTAGAAAGACAACtcggaagcgagagaaacggcaaGTCAGGTGTCGCTTGAGTGGAAAAAACGGCTGTTTGTATCCTCCTTTCTCGGCGCCTGCCACGAGCGTTTCACATTTTTGCCTGACACTGGGCGAACGCCGggacgctgcatgcgcgctgaCCTCGTCGAAATTCTCATCTGCCAAGACGACcgcgtcgttctcttcgtcaACATACATGACTTGGaaagtcttcttctccggctgAATCGCTGCACGCCCAAGACACAAAACGAAaacgctgcagagacaccggaaacaACGAGCTCGGTTCTCTCACAGCTGCAGATGCAccgcgaaaacgaagaccttctgttgtctctgcacgcttcgagaaaagagagcgagtccagaaaacagattgaaaggagacaaaagcgGGACGACAGAGCAGGCGACAAAGAGCGAGGTGAGAGatagaaaagagaaaacgagggcgTCGCCGACGGACAGACCTTCCAGCTTTTTGTTCACAGAAAAGTTCGCTTCGCCTGCCTTGAAGGTCGCGAGGTCGATGTACGAAatctgcagagacggagcGCAGGAATTTCCAGATGCAAAAGGAGTCGAAGATCCGCGCGTCAGTCCGCGCGCCAGTAATGCCTTTTTCTCCGGAAACAGTgacgcttttctctgtggtCCCGCGGTGTACATCCAGCCCGACCGCAGTTTCTCGGAAACAGCTGCGTCACCTTTGCACACAAAAATGCCTGCCCTCCTCGCCAGGtgttcttccccttcctggAGAATTTAGTCTTGATTACTATTCGCGGTGCTATTCCTCAATCAGCGCGCATCTTACACGGAAGACTAGCTCCGATCTGAGACGTTAGTACCGGATTAACGCTAAGCTTGTGGGAACCCAGCAACGACTACGGCTTCCGCTTCTGCCCGTTTATCCACCTTCCGTCGCCTTTCTTGGGGTCCTTGAAaaaccttcttcttcgcgttttcttcctcttctcgcacGTTCGCATTTCGCTtttgctctgcttctctcccgtgttctcttctcctccgacTTTCTCGTCTTGTCCCCTAATCTTCTTGTAGCCTTCGTTGCcctccttcctgtcttctctctttttcttctcctccctttttctcctcttctgttcctcttttccgctgtttttcttcacggctcctttttgtcttccttttccttcttcttcttctctcacccCAATAGACGCTGCGCCGCGGCCGGACTTGATTTGCCGCCACTCGGTGACTTCCACGgtttttcctgcatgcatgtttggAAGATTGGCAGTGAGTAGAGAAGCACCGTAACCCTCCGAAAACTGTCGACTGCCAGAGGGGCTAAGCAGCGTTTACAGAAGCTTAGGAATGccaggaacgaagaagatTTCGCGAAGACCGCGAAGCATGCACTCAGGTAGTTGTGGACCGCAGAAACCGACTGGAGCGCAAATACGCATGTTCGTCATCCCTTGCACTTCGTTCCCCTATGTACGTATACAGAGAGGGGAACGCACAGGCCCGCATCCGCACATTGACAGTGAGATAGGAGCGCCTGTGGGGACGCATCGCGACAGAGCCGCATCGacaagacgaaggagaagagaggaccgCCTCTCGTTGAATAAGGAAATAACGatgcagggagaagaagaggcagagagaggcaggaagagagTCTTCGGGGTATGTACAGGGAAACAGGTGGCGCTCTTTCGTAGCACATTTTTGTTAGGACTCTCCTTCTCAAGCGGCGGGAGCCCTCTCCCCTTCGCTGTTGCTTTCCTTACCATCGATGACGACTATATGTCCTTGACGAATGTCGCCGACTCCGACAGTCGCAAAAAGCCTCGCCTGCTGAGAGTGAGGAAAGGTAGGGCAAGGCGTCTTTCTTGCAAAGCAACCAATCGACTCTGGACGGACGTGGAGAGGACCCTCCGcaggtctgcatgcattgccTCCGGAGGTATCTCTCCTCAGTCGACCGagcggaaacgaagaagcgagagagagaggagagagaggagagagaggagaggggagcGACGAACGTTTTCCTGGGAGAGGAAGCATCCCAGAGAGAACCTGGCGCGTCTGCggaagacgcgagacaggaaagatACTGGAGACTGGAGCGGCCGCCATTGAGGCAacggaggaaacgcgacacgatgagaaagtgaagagggCCGAGCAGCTGACAACGCGAGGCAAATGAGAtaaaaggaaaaggaag contains the following coding sequences:
- a CDS encoding elongation factor P, putative (encoded by transcript TGME49_309010); translation: MAAAPVSSIFPVSRLPQTRQVLSGMLPLPGKRSSLPSPLSPLSPLSLASSFPLGRLRRDTSGGNACRPAEGPLHVRPESIGCFARKTPCPTFPHSQQARLFATVGVGDIRQGHIVVIDGKTVEVTEWRQIKSGRGAASIGISYIDLATFKAGEANFSVNKKLEAIQPEKKTFQVMYVDEENDAVVLADENFDEAEFPLKLFGGSSVIPFLKPELKVVASLHDGLPIKISLPPAVVQQLKSKK